Proteins found in one Kwoniella shivajii chromosome 4, complete sequence genomic segment:
- a CDS encoding actin-2, producing the protein MATEFDDVLTNQPVVIDNGSGTIKAGFAGEEQPSCYIPSFVGRPKHPRVMAGAIQDNLFIGRRAQELRGLLKIKYPMEHGVVTDWDDMERIWGWVYGEGLKALSEEHPVLLTEAPLNPRQNRDVAAQIFFETFNVPAFFTSVQAVLSLYSSGRTTGIVLDSGDGVTHAVPVFEGFSMPHAIRRIDIAGRDVTDHLQLLLRKSGYNLHTSAEKEVVRTIKEKTCYLALNPAKEEKDQSGAWEEFRLPDGKVIQLGVERFLAPEILFNPELIGQEYPGVHQVIVDSINRTDLDLRKSLFSNIVLSGGSTLCTGFGDRLLNEVKKLALKDVKLKIYAPPERKYSTWIGGSILAGLSTFKKMWVSADEYKEDPDIIHKKAF; encoded by the exons ATGGCGACTGAGTTTGACGATGT ACTGACAAATCAACCTGTTGTCATTGACAAT GGGTCCGGTACTATCAAAGCTGGTTTCGCAGGCGAAGAGCAACCTTCATGCTATATACCGTCTTT CGTTGGTCGACCGAAACACCCACGGGTGATGGCAGGAGCGATACAGGATAACTTATTCATAGGACGAAGAGCTCAAGAGCTCAGAGGATTGTTGAAGATAAAGTATCCAATGGAGCATGGTGTGGTGACAGATTGGGACGATATGGAGAGGATATGGGGCTGGGTATATGGTGAAGGCTTGAAGGCtttgagtgaagaa CATCCAGTACTGCTTACCGAGGCACCACTAAATCCACGTCAAAATAGGGATGTGGCCGCTCAAATATTCTTCGAAACATTCAACGTTCCTGCATTCTTCACGAGTGTACAAGCTGTTCTATCTTT ATACTCATCTGGACGCACGACGGGAATAGTTTTAGATTCAGGCGACGGAGTGACTCATGCAGTACCTGTTTTTGAGGGCTTTTCGATGCCACACGCAATTAGAAGAATTGATATTGCAGGAAGAGACGTGAcggatcatcttcaattgcTACTTCGAAAATCGGGTTATAATTTACATActtcagctgaaaaagaagtaGTTAGAACAATAAAGGAGAAAACTTGTTATTTAGCTTTAAATCCTGCtaaagaggaaaaagatcaaagtgGAGCTTGGGAGGAATTCAGATTACCCGATGGCAAAGTGATACAA TTGGGTGTGGAGAGATTCTTGGCGCCTGAGATATTGTTCAATCCTGAACTGATAGGACAAGAGTATCCGGGTGTGCATCAG GTCATCGTGGATTCAATCAATAGGACAGATTTGGATTTACGAAAATCGTTATTCAGCAATATTGTGCTGTCGGGTGGATCTACTTTATGTACCG GTTTCGGTGATCGTTTACTAAACGAAGTCAAGAAATTAGCATTGAAAGACGTAAAGCTGAAAATATACGCTCCACCAGAACGAAAG TACTCAACTTGGATAGGAGGAAGTATCTTGGCTGGATTAAGCACTTtcaagaag ATGTGGGTATCAGCAGATGAATATAAAGAGGATCCAGATATCATACATAAAAAGGCTTTCTAG